A single Candoia aspera isolate rCanAsp1 chromosome 5, rCanAsp1.hap2, whole genome shotgun sequence DNA region contains:
- the PCNP gene encoding PEST proteolytic signal-containing nuclear protein, translating into MADGKGDDVELKRPRLDGGPEEEAEKPVKTKTVSSSNGGESSSRSVEKRAADEDTEDFSTRPAPAKMSKFGFAIGSQISKKPSAISIKLGANKPKEPASTLAPKTLSVAAIFNEDEDSEPEEMPPEAKMRMKNIGRDTPTSAGPNSFNKGKHGFSDNQKLWERNMKSHLGNVREQDD; encoded by the exons GACCTGAAGAAGAGGCAGAAAAACCTGTGAAAACTAAGACTGTTTCTTCCAGTAATGGAGGGGAAAGCTCGAGTCGTAGTGTGGAAAAACGTGCAGCTGATGAAGATACCGAAGACTTCTCAACAAGACCTGCTCCTGCCAAAATGTCCAAGTTTGGGTTTGCCATTGGCTCACAGATTTCAAAGAAACCATCTGCAATATCCATCAAACTTGGAGCAAAT AAACCTAAAGAGCCTGCTTCAACTTTAGCTCCAAAAACACTCTCTGTAGCAGCAATATTCAATGAAGATGAAGAT AGTGAACCTGAAGAGATGCCTCCAGAAGCTAAAATGCGTATGAAGAACATTGGAAG GGATACTCCAACTTCAGCAGGACCAAATTCTTTCAACAAAGGAAAGCACGGGTTTTCTGACAACCAGAAGCTATGGGAACGTAATATGAAATCTCACCTTGGAAACGTCCGTGAACAGGATGACTAG